From the genome of Ralstonia insidiosa:
CACATCTTCACGGAAATGCTCGGCAAGCTCGCCGCCGAGGAAGATTTCACGCTTGAGGTTCTTGTCGACGATTTCGTAGCCGCCTGCGGCAAGCATGGCGTGTTGGCCGTCTACACCGAACTCGACAACACAGTAGTTGTCGCTGTTGTAGATCATTTGCATGGTGCACCTCCGAGGCGTCAATCGTCTTGCTGTTGTGGGGACTGCTCTACTGCTGCACCGGGTAGATGGGGCTCGCGATCCTGACTTCAAGGGCCGATCATTTCCCGCGTTCCAGATCGTGGTTTGCCCCATCTACTCCTTGGGCCTAATCATTGGTCATAAAGTTCGCGAACGCGAGGCGGAATGTGTGACGTGCGTTGTTATCGCGTAACAAGACCTTTCCATGTCTGCATCGAAAGGCGCAAGCCGTTGTCCGCCATTCGGCGGGTAGACGACGGGCGGTGTGCGTGGCGCCTGCAACTACCGGCAGGGCAAACATCCGTCAGGGCATTTCACACTGGCTGCCGCAGCCTGCGTGTCCGAGGAATTCATCCAGAACGGTGAGAAAGGCCTCGTCCTGTTCGATGGGGGCGAGATGGGCTGCGCGTGGCATCACTTTCAAGCGCGCGTTCGGAATGCGCGAAGCCATTTCGCGTGCGACTTCCACGGGAGCGCCGGCATCTTCTTCACCCGTCATGACAAGTGTGGGACAGGCAATGCGTGCGAGCCCGCTGCGCGTGTCGAGTGTCTTGATGGCGAGGCAGGCGCCAACGTAGCCGTGCGGCGGCGTGGCACGCAGCAGGGTGCGGATGCGCTCGGCCACATCAGGATGCGCTTCACGGTAGGGCGCGGTCAGCCAGCGTTGCAGCGTGGGTTCGACGATGCCAGCCATGCCGTGCGCCTCGACCTGGCCGATGCGTTCGTCCCACATCGCATGCGCTGTCACCGGTGTGACACACACGGTGTCACACAGCGTGAGTGAGAGCAGCCGCTCCGGGTGTCGCACGCCCATGAGCTGCGCGACCATGCCGCCCATCGACAGCCCGATGAAGTGCACCTGCTGAATCGAAAGTGCATCAAGCAGGCCGGCTGCATCGTCGGCCATCTGGAACAGCGTATAGGCGCCATGCGGCGCCGTGGTCTTGCCGTGCCCGCGCGCGTCGTAGCGCAGCACGCGGTGGCGCGCGGCAAGGTGCTGGGCGATACCGTCCCACAGTTGGTGGTCAACGCCCAGCGCGTGCGCAAGCATGACCCAGGGGCCATCGGCGCCGTCGATGCGGTAGTGGATGTCGATGCCGTTGGCGTGCACCGTGCCGGAGCTGGAGACCGCGTTGGCGCTCATGGTTGGCCTCCTTCCTGGGATTGATAGACGAGCTCGAACTGCATGCCATTGGGCTCGGTCTGGCGCAGGCGCACGGGCAGCCAGCCGCGCTCGGCCGACAGCCAGATCTCGACGCGCCGCTGATCGCCCTCACGGCGCGGCAGCCGCACGAAGTGCTGTGCACGGATCGCGCCCTCGGGTGTATCGATGGTGTCTTCGCCCACGCGCTGCACGCGCGCAACTTCCACGCTGTCGGTATCGGCGATGGGGATTTCCAGTGTCAGGCCAGGGCTGATGAAGCGCTCGGGGTTGCTGCGCGCCAGTCCCGTCAGTTGCAGGAACACGCTGAAGCGATCTTGCGTGCCCACCGGCAGCGGCAGCACATTGGGTGTGCGCGTAAATGTGATGGTGGGGGCGCCCGCTATGCCGGACGCCGGCGCCGCCTCGGCGTAGTGGAAGGTCGTCACGTCGGGTTGTCGGCGCCCGCGCACTTCTTCGTAGCGTGCCGGGGTCAGGCCATACGTATCGATGATGCCGTTGCTGCGGAAGACCAGCGACCCGAAGAACAGCGGCAGCGGAATGTCGACCGATAGCGTGTAAGTTTTGCCGTCCGTGGTCCAGCGGATCACACCATCCTCATTGCGCACACCGTTGACGTAGGTGGCGTAGTGCAGGGTGGCCGAGGGCGGCGGAGAGAAGCTCGCTTCGGGGGCGGCCGGCGCACTGCCTTGTCCACCCTCGCCACTCAGGTCGCGGACCATGCCGGTGTCGGCAGAGGCGCCTGCGGCGGCCCCCATCGGGATGTCAGCATCTTCTGGGGCCGGCACTGCTGCCGGCGCAGGCTGGGGCGGTGCCGAGCGCGGCTTGGGCGGCGTGGGTTTCGGCTGCGCCTTGGCGGCGGGTGGTGTTGGCGGCTTGACGGGTTCCGGCTGCAGCAGCAAGGTCGGGATGATCTGTTCCGGCTCCGGCGGCCACGCCATCTGGTGGCTGTGGGCGATCCACACGACGGCAATGCCGTGTGCGACCAGCACAGCCAGTGCGATCAGCCCCCAGCGGCGCCAGTGGCGTGCGCGTACGGCCGTTCGGTCTTCAGGGCTGCGAGGCAAGGGGGGCAACGTATCCAAGGTCGGCGGAAAGCTGTTGTGCGGCCTGCCGCAAGCGCCGCTCCAGCGGACTGCTCCACGTGGTGTCGAAGGTGCTCTGTGCGCCCAGGGCGATCAGTACGAGACACAACTGGCCGTTGGCGTCGAACACCGGCAGCGACATCGCGTTGATACCCGGCAGCACACCGCCGTGGATGCGCGAGGCGCCGTGCGCGCGCACGTCGGCGCACAGGGCGTCGTAGGCGTCGAGCGTGCGCGGCAGTTCGGGGTTGTCGTCCGCGCTGTTGTCATGCTTGGCGGCGGCGCGTTCCAGCTCGCGCTGGATGAAGGGCAACGTCTGCGCGCGTGGCAGGTAGGCGCCGAACACGCGGCCCGTGGCCGAGTTGAGCATCGGCATCACATCGCCCAGGCGCAGGCTGACCGTGACGGGGTGGCTGGCCTCTTCCCAGTGCACGATGACCGGGCCCAGGTTGCCCCACACGGCCAGGCCGATGGTGTGATCGATTTCGTCGCGCAGCGCGGCAGCAGCGGGGCGGGCGCGGCGCATCGGGTCTTGCCGGTTCAGGCTCACCAGGCCCATTTCCAGCGCAAAGGGCCCGAGGTCGTAGCGGCCTTCAGGTGTTTGCGTGACCAGCCCGAGACGCGCGAAGCTCACCAGGTAGCGGTGGGCCTTGGCCGGGTTCATCGGCGCGGCGCGCGCGAGGTCGCGCAGCATCATCGGACCATTGGTGTGCGTGAGCACGTCCAGCAGCCGGAAGCCGACCTCGATGGACTGGATGCCCGAGCGCGCAGGCAACTCGTCTGACATGAGGTCGGACGCGATGTCGCCGTCAACATCGGTCTCCAGGTCGAGATCAGCGTCGGTGGGCAGCGTGGACATGGGGCAGGTGCGGTGGATCGGTTCGGCCCAGTTTAGCCGATGCAAGGTGTACCATCCGCGCAGCCTTTCTCAGCACACGACGCCCATGAAACTCGCCACCCTCAAGGATGGCTCGCGCGACGGCCAACTGGCCGTGGTCTCGCGCGACCTGAAGACCGCACACTACGCCACGCACATCGCCGGGACGCTGCAACGCGTGCTCGACGACTGGGTCTTCTATGCACCGCAGCTGCAGGATCTGTACGAGCAGCTCAACACTGGCCGTGCCCGGCATCCGTTTGCGTTCAACGCGGCCAACTGCATGGCGCCGCTGCCGCGCGCCTACCAGTGGGCGGACGGCTCGGCCTATGTGAACCACGTGGAACTGGTGCGCAAAGCCCGTGGCGCCGAAATGCCCCCCGAGTTCTGGACCGACCCGCTGATGTACCAGGGCGGCTCCGATGACCTGGCTGGCGCGCATGACCCCATCGTCTGCCGTAGCGAGGCCTTCGGCATCGACTTCGAGGCCGAGGTGGCCGTCATCACCGGCGACGTGCCGATGGGCACCGAGGCCGCTGCTGCCGCCGAGGGCATCCGCCTGATTGTGCTGGCCAATGACGTATCGCTGCGTAACCTGATTCCGGCGGAACTCGCCAAGGGTTTCGGCTTCTTCCAGAGCAAGCCGGCGACGGCGTTCTCGCCCGTGGCCGTTACGCCCGACGAGCTGGGCGATGCCTGGCGCGAGCGCAAGGTGCACCTGCCGATGACGGTGCGCTGGAACAACAAGAAGGTCGGCCAGCCCGAGTGCGGCACCGACATGGTGTTCGACTTCGGCCAGCTGATCGCGCATATCTGCAAGACGCGCAACGTGCGTGCGGGCAGCATTGTCGGCTCGGGCACCATCTCCAACGTGGACCGCAGCAAGGGGTACGCCTGCATCGCTGAGAAACGCATGCTCGAGACCATCGAATCCGGCGCGCCCATTACCGAATTCATGCGCTACGGCGATACGGTGAAGATCGAGATGTTCGACGCCAACGGCGTATCGATTTTCGGGGCGATCGACCAGGAAGTCGTCGCGCCCGGCACGCAGAACTGAGCATTACGCTGATTCAGGTGCAGCCTTTGCGCGGCGCCCGCGCTTGGGTTGCGCAGCACCGGCCGTCATGGCCTGACCGTGGTAGCCCAGGCGCAGCGACAGCGCCCGTCCGGCCTCGCGCAATAGCCGTGAGGCCGGCCCTTCCAGGGTGGCATCGAACACGCTGGACAACCCCAACGCCGTGATGGCCCCCGCCAGCTTGCCTTGTGCATCCAGCACGGGCACCGCCACCGAATCGATACCGTTGATGAGCGTGCCGGCGATGCGCGCCACGCCCTCGTGCCGCACCGTCTGCCAGCGTGCGCGGCAGTTCAGCCAATCGGTCAGGCCCGCCTTGCCGGCGCCGGGGCCTCGCAGCTCGCGGTCGATGAGCGAAACGATCTGGATTTCGGGCATCCAAGCCGCGCACGCCTGACCCGTCGCCGAGTTCAGCAGCGGCATGGCCGAGCCGACGCGCACGTTGACCGTCACCGGCCGGCCGCCGTCTTCCCAGCGCACGATCACCGGGCCGCGCTCGGTCCAGATCGAGAGGAACACGCTCTCGTTCAGCCGCTCGGCCAGCTTGGGCAGCATGTTGCTGCCTTCGCGCACGAAGTCCACGTCCGACAGCGCCGACAGCCCCACCTGCAATGCCTGCGCGCCCAGCCGGTAGCGTGCCGAGGCCGGGTCCTGCTCGACAAAGCCCATGCGCTCCAACGACACCAGGTAGCGATGCACCTTGGCGCGTGGCATGCCGAGTTGCCGGCCCAGCTCGGAGACGGCGTGTGCGCCGCCCGTGCGCGCCATCTCCGAGAGCACCGTCAGCGCGATTTCGGCGGACTGGATGCCGGCGCTGGTGCGCTCGGGGGGCGCATTTTCGTCCAGCGGTTCGGCGGGCAGTTCGTCGGGGGATTCGCCAATCGGCAGGGTGTCTTCAGGAAGCATCTTGAAGTCTCGGGTGTCGCTTTATAAGATACGCGTTACGCAAAAAGATACAACCGGCGCGGCGGCCCTGCGCGCTGGAAAAGACACCGAGCTGACATCGAAAACCCGGGAGACACCATGAAGCTGTCGATCTTTTCCGTGCAGGACCACTATCCGGACCGGCACCGCAGTCTGCCGCAACTCTACGCAGACGTCATCGCCCAGGCCCGCCACGCCGAGGCACTGGGCTACGACACCTTCTGGGTGGCCGAGCACCACTTTCACGAGTACGGTGCCGTACCCAATCCAGCGGTCTTCCTGTCGCACCTGGCCGCGCACACGCATCGGCTGCGGCTGGGCACCGCCATCTCCATCCTCACGTTTCACCACCCGGCCACCGTGGCCGAGAACTACGCGATGGTCGACGCGCTCTCGGGCGGGCGGCTGTCGCTGGGCGTGGGCTCGGGATATCTGAAGCACGAGTTCGAGGGCTACGACGTGGACCCGGCCATCAAGCGCGAGCGTTTTGACGAAGCGCTGATGCTGGTCCAACGTTTGCTCGCCGGCGAGCGCGTGCACCACGAAGGCCAGTTCCACACGCTGCGCGACGTGCGCCTGAACGTGCTGCCTGTGCAGACTACGGTGCCGATCCATGTGGCGATCCTGCGGCGCGAGGCGGCGTACCACATTGGCCGGCAGGGGCGGCGCATGCTGTTCGTGCCGTACGCGTCGGTGGATGGCTTCGACGAGATTCGCTTGCTGATGGACGACTACCGGCGCGGTTTGGCAGAAGCCGGCATCCACGACACGCGCGGCATGGCGGCGGTGGCGCTGCACACGCATGTCGGCCCGACGGACGCTGCGGTGCGCGAGGCGGCTGCAGCGCCGTTCGACCTGTATGTCGCGACGCGGCTCTACGCGCGCCGGCAAACGTATGACGATGTGCTGGCCAGCGGGCTGTCCCTGTTCGGCACACCGGATGCGGTGGCTGACAAGCTCGCGCGGCTGTCCGACATGGGCGTCGACCACGTCATGGCGCTGCATAACTTTGGTCTGATGCCGCAGCCGGTCGTGCTCGAATCGATGCGCGCCCTGGTGCAGGAAGCGCTGCCGCGTGCGGGGCTGACGGCACTGGCTGCCTAGATTCTCATTCGGCGTGCGCGGCCCTAGAATCACGGCCGAACCGAGCCGAGGGCACTGCCATGGAATTACGTTTTCGGATCAGCGCCGAGCAATGCCGGGCGCTGGCTGACCGCATCACCACCAAGCGCCTCGCGCGGATCGCCGCCAGGAAGGTGGCCATGCAGGCGCGCATTGATGCGTTTTTTCAGCGGTTTCTGGCGCTCATGCTGCTGGTCTTTCCCCTTGCGGGGGCCGCGCTGGTGGTGCTGACGATGCCGTCTCGCGGGAGCGTTGCTGGAACGCTGCTGCCCTTTGCTGCGGTCGCGCTCATCTACGGTGTGCTCTGGTGGCGCTACGGAGCAACGGTGGTCCGCTTCATTCTGCGCATCGCCCAGTGGCTCAGGGCACGGCTCGACCGGGTCACCGATCCCTTTGTCGCGAACATCACGCGGCGATCGGTGCAGCGCAGCGTGGCGCGCCTAGAGGGGCTCCACCGCTGGGAGCTGTCACCGGCCGCGCTATCGGTGCAGGGGCCGACCGGCAAGACGGCGGTGATCCCGTGGCAGAAGGTCGCGCGCCTGCATGACCTGGGCGATTTCTATCAACTCTTCACGCGCACGTCGTCGCGCCTTGGGCTGGCGTACTACCTGGCCAAGTCCAGTGCGGAAATGGATGCCGATGCCTATGGCGACGTACTGCGCCAACTGGGCGAGCGTGTGCCGGAGCAAACAGCGGCAGCCTAAGCAGGCGCTGGATGCCCGGGCGCACCCGCATCGCCAAACCGCCGCAAAACCGCTACGCTTTCTCCCAAAACCACGGGAGGAGACACCCATGCGGCGACTGATGCAGCGACCGAATTGGCGATATGCAGGCGTAGTTGTTGGTTTTGCATTGCTTTCATCCACTGCGCTTGCGGACATCCGCATCGGCGTGACGGTGTCTGCCACGGGGCCGCAGGCATCGCTGGGGTTTCCCGAGAAGAACGCTACCAAGTTGTGGCCGCATGAGATTGCGGGTGAGAAGGTCGAGGTCATCGTGCTCGACGACGCCTCCGACACTACGCGCGCCGTCACCAACACGCGCAAGCTGATGACCGAGTCCAACGTGGACCTGATCGTCGGCTCGTCCACCACGCCCAACACGCTGGCGATGATCGACGTGGCGGCCGAGGGCAAGACGCCGGTGATCTCGCTGGCATCGTCGGCCCGGCTGATCGAACCGATGGATGCGCAGCGCCGCTGGATCTTCAAGACACCGCATTCGGATTCGCACATGGCGTCGCTCATCGCCGAGCACGCCGCCGCCCATGGCGTGAAGACCATCGCCTATATCGGGTTTGCCAACGCACTGGGCGAGGCCTTCCTGACCGAGGTACAGCGCTTTGCTGATCTCAAGCACATCCGCATCACCGACACCGAGCGCTTTTCGCCCACCGACAACAGCGTGACCGCCCAGGTGCTACACCTGCTGGCGAGCAAACCGGATGCGGTGGTCATCGGCGGCTCGGGCACGCCCGCCGCGCTGCCGGCACGCGCGCTGGCCGAACGCGGCTACACCGGCAAGATCTACTTCAACCACGGCGTGTCCAACAACGAGTTCGTGAAGCTCTGCGGCAAGGAGTGCGAGGGCGCCTACGTGCCCACCGGCCCGGTGATGGTCGCCGCACAGTTGCCCGACAGCAATCCGGCCAAGGCGCAGGCGCTCGATTTCACCCGCCGCTACGAGGCTGCGTTCGGCAAACGCACCGTGTCGATCTTCGCCGCCTACACGGGCGACATTGGCTTGCTGCTGCAGCGCGCCGTGCCGGTGGCGCTCAAGCGTGCCAAGCCGGGCACGCCAGCCTTTCGTGAAGCGCTGCGCGATGCGCTGGAACATGTGCGTGACCTGCCGACCAGCACCGGCGTCGTCAACATGAGCCCGCAGGACCACGTCGGCCTGGACCAGCGCGCCCGCGTGATGGCGCAGATACGCCGTGGCGAATGGCGTCTGGCTGACGAGGCAAAGTCGCCATGACGCACATCTGGCGTTGCAGGCGCGGCCTCATCCGCTATGCTTGATTCACATTCCGATCCATCATGACGACCTCGCTCGCTCCCCGCTTCGTCCGCTACCAGGCGCTCACGCTTGTCCAGCATGGCCCCATCCTCGAGATCGTGATGGGTGCCGCGCAATCGGCCAATCGCAAGCTCTCCACCGCTGACGCCAACCTGCATCGCGAACTGGCCGAGATCTGGCGCGACGTGTCCGCTGAGCCCTCGGTGCGCGTGGCGCTTATTCGTGGCGAGGGCAAGGGCTTCTCGGCCGGCGGCGACCTGCACCTGGTCGAGCAGATGGCCGATCGCTTTGACGTGCGTACCCGTGTCTGGCACGAAGCGCGCGACCTCGTCTACAACCTCATCAATTGCGACAAGCCGATCGTCAGCGCCATGCATGGCCCAGCTGTGGGCGCGGGGCTGGTGGCCGGACTGCTGGCGGACATCTCGATTGCCGCCAAGGATGCGCGCATCGTTGACGGCCATACGCGCCTGGGCGTGGCAGCGGGTGACCACGCGGCGATTGTCTGGCCGCTGTTGTGCGGCATGGCCAAGGCCAAGTACTACTTGCTGCTGTGCGAATCCGTGACCGGCGACGAAGCCGAACGCATCGGCCTCGTGTCGCTGGCGGTGAATGAGTCGGACCTCGTCAACCGCGCATTCGAGATTGCGGAGCGTTTGGCTGCCGGTTCACAGACGGCCATCCGCTGGACCAAGTACGCACTCAACAACTGGCTGCGTCTGGCGGGGCCGAGCTTTGATACCTCGCTGGCGCTTGAATTCATGGGGTTTGCCGGCCCCGACGTACGCGAGGGCATTGCGAGCCTGCGTCAGAAGCGCCCACCCACGTTCGATGGCGCCTGAGCGGCGCCCGATCCAAGACCGATCCTGTAGGAGACACCATGTTCACCCAGATGCCCAACTTCGCTGAAGGCGGCTTTGAATTTCTGCGCAAGCTGTGGGGCGGCGGCCTGGCGGGGATGGCCGGTGGCGCGATGCCCAGCATGGCCAACTTTGCGGCGCCGCCGATGGACCTGGAGGAGCTCGACAAGCGCATCCACGACCTGCGTGCCGTGGAGAGCTGGCTGCAGCTGAATGCCAGCCTGCTGCGCACCGCCATCCAGGGGCTGGAAGTGCAGCGTGCCACGCTGGTCGCACTGCAAACGTTCGGCTCGGCGCTGTCGCCCGATGCGATGAAAGCCACGTTCGATGGGCTGTCGGGCAGCGAGCCCAAGCCTGCCGCCGAGCCGAAGCCGGCTTGGCCGCATACCGCCGCCACCAAGGCGGCCGAAGCCGACGAGCCCACCCCCGAAGACGAGGCCGAGATCGAAGCCGAAGACGCCGACGATGACGAAGCCGAGGCTCGGGCGCAGTCCGCTGCGCAGGCGCAAGCGCAAGCCCACGCTGCAGCGCGCGCCGCCGCCGCCGCGCTGGACCCGTCACCGTGGTGGAACATGCTGCAGCAGCAGTTCAACCAGATCGCCAGTTCGGCCGCGGCTGCCATGCCCATGCCGCAGAACCTGATGCCGGGTTTCCCCGGTGGTTTCCCTGGGTTTGGCGGCGCGCCGGGTGCGGAGGGGCTCGACTCGGCGCCAGAATACATCGAAGAAAAGACCGCGCCGGCCGCGCCAAAGCGTGCAGCGGCCAAGGCGGCATCCAAGCCGGCAGCCAAGGCGCCTGCGGGCAAGTCTGCCGGGCCGGCTACGAAGAAAGCTGCCGCCAAGAAGGCCCCCGCCAAGACCGCGGCCAAGAAGGCGCCGACCAAGACTGCGCCGCACAAGCCGACCAACGATACGCCCTGATCGATGTCGATGGACAGCACCGCACTGTTGATGATGGGCGGCGGCGCCCGTGCCGCCTATCAGGTGGGCGTGCTGCGCGGCATTGCGCGACTGGCACGCGAGTACGCACCGGGCGTGGTGCGCACGCCGTTCGACGTGATCTGCGGCACCTCGGCCGGAGCCATCAACAGCCTGGGCATGGCGCGTGGCGCGCAGGACTTCACGCAGGCTACCGAAGCGCTCACCCAACTCTGGGCGAACCTCCATGCGGATCGCGTCTATCGCACCGATGTCGGCCGCGTTGGCGCAAGCGGTACGCGCTGGCTGACCGCGCTGGCGTTCGGCTGGCTGACCGGCCATACGCCGCGTGCCCTGTTCGACAACACGCCGCTGCGTGAACTGCTGGCGTCGCAGCACGACGGCCAGCAGGTGCAGGCCGCATTCGATGCCGGTGCGTTGCGCGCCTTGGCCATCACCGCGTTGTCGTACACAACGGGGCGCCATGTCACGTTCTATCAGTCGCCGCACGTGGTACTGCCGTGGCGGCGTTCGCAGCGGATTGCGGTGGCCGATCAGATTGGCGTGTCGCACATGCTGGCCTCGTCGAGCATTCCGTTCATCTTTCCGGCGGAACCGGTGCAGCTTGAAGGTAACGACGAGTGGTTTGGCGACGGCACGATGCGGCAGATGTCGCCGCTGAGCCCGGCCATCCACCTGGGCGCGAATCGCATTCTGGTGGTGGGGGCGGCCTCGCGTTCGCAGCCGGGGTGGTACGACACGGTGCCGGCCTCCGGCTATCCGTCACTGGCGCAGATTGCCGGGCAGGCGCTGGCGAGCATCTTTCTCGATGGGCTGTCAGCCGATATCGAGCGGTTGCAGCACATCAACGCGATGGTCAGCCGCAACCCCGAGATTTCCGACGCGCGCGACGGCTGGCGCAAGATCGAAGTGCTGGTGATGGCGCCGTCCGAGCGCATCGAACTGATTGCCTCGCGCCACGTGCAGCGCCTGCCGAGCACGGTGCGCGCGCTGCTCAAGCCGCTCGGCGGTACTGAAGCGCGCGGTGCGGCGTTCGCCAGCTATCTGTTGTTCGAGCCGGAGTACACGCAGGAACTGATCGACCTGGGTGAGCGCGACGTTGAGACGCGGCGCGATGAGCTGGCCGCGTTTCTGTACGGCGTCGTGCCCGACACCATGCGCGCGGCCTGATTCATCAATGCGGCGCCGGTTCCGCCAATAGCGCATCAATGCGTTTGGTGAGCGTCGGGTCGCCCGGCTCAACCTTGCTCGGATACACCGCCACCACGTGGCCGCTGCGGTCCAGCAGGTACTTGTGGAAGTTCCACTTGGGCGGCTGCTTCGTCTGCGTGGCCAGCCACGCATAGAGCGGCGATGCGCTTGGGCCCACCACCGCGGTCTTCGAGAACATCGGGAATTTCACGCCGTACGTGTTGTAGCAAAAACTGGCGATCTGCTTGCTATTGCCCGGTTCCTGCTCGAAATCGTTGGACGGAAAGCCGAGCACCGTCAGCCCCTTGTCGCGGTATTTTGCATAGAGCGCTTCCAGCCCTTCGTATTGATATGTGTAACCGCAGTAGCTGGCGGTATTGACCACCAGCACCACGCGGCCGGCGTATTGGCAGAGGTCTTGCGGTGCGTCGTCTTGCAGCCGTTTGACGCGAAAATTCAGGCTGGCGGGGCAACTGCCCGGCGCAGCAGCGGTTGGCTGCTGTGCTGCGGGCTCCGCCGTAGCCGCGTGCCCGGTGCGCGGCAGCAGCAGGGCAATGATGGCGAGGACGATGGCGATGGCAACGATCAGCAGGTGGTGCCGGCGCAGTGCGCCTGACCCGTGCGGGTACAGGCGCCGGTGGGACGTGAGCGCGATGGCGGAAAACAACATGGCGAGCCTCCAGAAGCCGACAGTCAGCGGCAATACATGATTTGCCTTCAGTCTAGGGTATAACGCCCCCGGGGCCGCACCGCATCAAAAGTGCGTTGCGCATTGCACGCCAACCGTCGCTTGTCTCCCATCTGAGGCGCGGCGCTTCCTATACTGGAGGAGGTGCCCGACGTTCCAGATGACGAATGGGCCCGCCCCACAGAAGACGACGGCCCGACGGTCACCAGACAGCCGTCGATCACATCGCGGCACACCGCGAGGCGATGCGCCACAACCCGGCGTATCAAAGGGGGTCGCCAAGCCACGTTGCATGCGTGGCACCGGCAGGCCTGTTGTGATGAGGAAACGAGCAGACACCGTTCTTTGCCCCGGTGACCATGAAAAACCGGGAGCGGTCAAGCATGTCTGCTAGAATCCGCCTGCAAATTCAAAGGCTTACCATGCTCTATCCCGAATTGTTCAAGTCGTTGGAAGCGGTCCGCTGGAATATGGAAAAGGATATTCCGTGGGACACGTTCGATGCGTCGTTGCTGACCGACGCACAAGCGCAGACCATCAAGATGAATGCCATCACCGAGTGGTCTGCCCTGCCCGCCACCGAGATGTTCCTGCGCGACAATCGTCACGACTCCGATTTCTCGGCGTTCATGAGCGTGTGGTTCTTTGAAGAGCAGAAGCACTCGCTGGTGCTGATGGAATACCTGCGCCGCTTCCGCCCGGACCTCGTGCCGACCGAAGAAGAGCTGCACAACGTGCGCTTCGAGTTCGATCCGGCCCCGCCGCTGGAAACGCTGATGCTGCACTTCTGCGGTGAGATCCGCCTGAACCACTGGTACCGCCGTGCCTCCGAGTGGCACACCGAGCCGGTCATCAAGTCG
Proteins encoded in this window:
- a CDS encoding LLM class flavin-dependent oxidoreductase, with translation MKLSIFSVQDHYPDRHRSLPQLYADVIAQARHAEALGYDTFWVAEHHFHEYGAVPNPAVFLSHLAAHTHRLRLGTAISILTFHHPATVAENYAMVDALSGGRLSLGVGSGYLKHEFEGYDVDPAIKRERFDEALMLVQRLLAGERVHHEGQFHTLRDVRLNVLPVQTTVPIHVAILRREAAYHIGRQGRRMLFVPYASVDGFDEIRLLMDDYRRGLAEAGIHDTRGMAAVALHTHVGPTDAAVREAAAAPFDLYVATRLYARRQTYDDVLASGLSLFGTPDAVADKLARLSDMGVDHVMALHNFGLMPQPVVLESMRALVQEALPRAGLTALAA
- a CDS encoding DUF3108 domain-containing protein — its product is MDTLPPLPRSPEDRTAVRARHWRRWGLIALAVLVAHGIAVVWIAHSHQMAWPPEPEQIIPTLLLQPEPVKPPTPPAAKAQPKPTPPKPRSAPPQPAPAAVPAPEDADIPMGAAAGASADTGMVRDLSGEGGQGSAPAAPEASFSPPPSATLHYATYVNGVRNEDGVIRWTTDGKTYTLSVDIPLPLFFGSLVFRSNGIIDTYGLTPARYEEVRGRRQPDVTTFHYAEAAPASGIAGAPTITFTRTPNVLPLPVGTQDRFSVFLQLTGLARSNPERFISPGLTLEIPIADTDSVEVARVQRVGEDTIDTPEGAIRAQHFVRLPRREGDQRRVEIWLSAERGWLPVRLRQTEPNGMQFELVYQSQEGGQP
- a CDS encoding ABC transporter substrate-binding protein; translation: MQRPNWRYAGVVVGFALLSSTALADIRIGVTVSATGPQASLGFPEKNATKLWPHEIAGEKVEVIVLDDASDTTRAVTNTRKLMTESNVDLIVGSSTTPNTLAMIDVAAEGKTPVISLASSARLIEPMDAQRRWIFKTPHSDSHMASLIAEHAAAHGVKTIAYIGFANALGEAFLTEVQRFADLKHIRITDTERFSPTDNSVTAQVLHLLASKPDAVVIGGSGTPAALPARALAERGYTGKIYFNHGVSNNEFVKLCGKECEGAYVPTGPVMVAAQLPDSNPAKAQALDFTRRYEAAFGKRTVSIFAAYTGDIGLLLQRAVPVALKRAKPGTPAFREALRDALEHVRDLPTSTGVVNMSPQDHVGLDQRARVMAQIRRGEWRLADEAKSP
- a CDS encoding alpha/beta fold hydrolase — protein: MSANAVSSSGTVHANGIDIHYRIDGADGPWVMLAHALGVDHQLWDGIAQHLAARHRVLRYDARGHGKTTAPHGAYTLFQMADDAAGLLDALSIQQVHFIGLSMGGMVAQLMGVRHPERLLSLTLCDTVCVTPVTAHAMWDERIGQVEAHGMAGIVEPTLQRWLTAPYREAHPDVAERIRTLLRATPPHGYVGACLAIKTLDTRSGLARIACPTLVMTGEEDAGAPVEVAREMASRIPNARLKVMPRAAHLAPIEQDEAFLTVLDEFLGHAGCGSQCEMP
- a CDS encoding fumarylacetoacetate hydrolase family protein; the protein is MKLATLKDGSRDGQLAVVSRDLKTAHYATHIAGTLQRVLDDWVFYAPQLQDLYEQLNTGRARHPFAFNAANCMAPLPRAYQWADGSAYVNHVELVRKARGAEMPPEFWTDPLMYQGGSDDLAGAHDPIVCRSEAFGIDFEAEVAVITGDVPMGTEAAAAAEGIRLIVLANDVSLRNLIPAELAKGFGFFQSKPATAFSPVAVTPDELGDAWRERKVHLPMTVRWNNKKVGQPECGTDMVFDFGQLIAHICKTRNVRAGSIVGSGTISNVDRSKGYACIAEKRMLETIESGAPITEFMRYGDTVKIEMFDANGVSIFGAIDQEVVAPGTQN
- a CDS encoding IclR family transcriptional regulator, which translates into the protein MSTLPTDADLDLETDVDGDIASDLMSDELPARSGIQSIEVGFRLLDVLTHTNGPMMLRDLARAAPMNPAKAHRYLVSFARLGLVTQTPEGRYDLGPFALEMGLVSLNRQDPMRRARPAAAALRDEIDHTIGLAVWGNLGPVIVHWEEASHPVTVSLRLGDVMPMLNSATGRVFGAYLPRAQTLPFIQRELERAAAKHDNSADDNPELPRTLDAYDALCADVRAHGASRIHGGVLPGINAMSLPVFDANGQLCLVLIALGAQSTFDTTWSSPLERRLRQAAQQLSADLGYVAPLASQP
- a CDS encoding IclR family transcriptional regulator, giving the protein MLPEDTLPIGESPDELPAEPLDENAPPERTSAGIQSAEIALTVLSEMARTGGAHAVSELGRQLGMPRAKVHRYLVSLERMGFVEQDPASARYRLGAQALQVGLSALSDVDFVREGSNMLPKLAERLNESVFLSIWTERGPVIVRWEDGGRPVTVNVRVGSAMPLLNSATGQACAAWMPEIQIVSLIDRELRGPGAGKAGLTDWLNCRARWQTVRHEGVARIAGTLINGIDSVAVPVLDAQGKLAGAITALGLSSVFDATLEGPASRLLREAGRALSLRLGYHGQAMTAGAAQPKRGRRAKAAPESA
- a CDS encoding BTH_I0359 family protein, with protein sequence MQMIYNSDNYCVVEFGVDGQHAMLAAGGYEIVDKNLKREIFLGGELAEHFREDVKRLIASEPTAEEVDDFLGKFDSVMTQPVTMH